The sequence TTTAAGGTATGATTGTATTGAGTTGAAAGAAATCATTGTCATCATAAGCTCTAATAAAAATGGGAAGGACTGAAAGTGAAAACATTTATATATTTAGTTGATCATCTTTTTATCATGATTATTCATGTTGATATTGTAACGGTGTTAAGTTATGTTCTTGCAGTAATATCTGCAATTATTGTAGGATTTATACTTAGACTTCCTTTACTTCCTGAAAGGCCAATGAGGGATTCATGGACAATAAGTATAATTTTTCCAACTATCATAATTGCACTGGGATTATCTGCAATGGTTTTTGAGCTTGGATGGAATGGAATGATAGTAGGAATTGTCACAGGAGTACTATCTGCATTAATTTCCAAATATTTACTTGAAAAAATTCTCCCACCACATACAGACCTGATTGGGGGTGAATCTGGTGAATGAGATAATAGGAATCATAATAGCAGCAGTTCTATGCTGGTTTAACTTTGTACTTATAGATACATGGATGGGCCTTCCTGAAAAACCCGGTGTCAAAGGTGCAGGCGTTATTGGAAGAGATGTAAAAAAAAGAGGCGGAGATCTGTCTGGTGGATTCTTCCAGGGAAACATTGTATGCTCCCCTGATGCATCAGCAGGTACACTGTTAAGCGCTATAGCATGTTACCTCATAGGTATTCCTGCAGGTGGATTTGTCGCAGCTTTACTTGTATTTATTGGTAACAGACTCTGTGCAGATCCAGGATACGCAGGTACAACTGGTGCAATTACTATAATGATTATAATAGCTTTAGCTTCATTTATTGGTATCCCTCCCGAGCAATTTATTGTAGGTATGTTACTTGCAATTGTTACAATACAAGGACTAGATCACCCAAGGGCATCTAAATTACTTGGTAAAATTGCCAAAAAAATGGGAAGATATACAAACTTAACTTAAAACATCAAACTATAAAATAAATAAATTACAATATATTAAAAAGGTAGATAAAGATGCTAATAGAGATTGCAGGGATTATAATTGTACTTATGGCCTTAAGAACTCTAATTGCTAGAGATAGGAGTGAAAGAATGCTCTATCTAAATGCGATGAGTTTTGGTATATCTGCACTTATTGCCCTTTATATACAGACTCCATTTGGAGCTATAATTGCAATAACTTATTTTGTAGCTTCTACTATAAGTTCAAATGCAATTGCATATTCTATTGGAAGAATACAAGAGGAAATTACTGTTAAATAATTTAAAATCGGTGGAATAATGGCTATCGTAGATTTCATAAATATATCAACAGTATC is a genomic window of Methanobacterium veterum containing:
- a CDS encoding DUF2109 family protein, whose protein sequence is MLIEIAGIIIVLMALRTLIARDRSERMLYLNAMSFGISALIALYIQTPFGAIIAITYFVASTISSNAIAYSIGRIQEEITVK
- a CDS encoding energy-converting hydrogenase A subunit A EhaA; this translates as MKTFIYLVDHLFIMIIHVDIVTVLSYVLAVISAIIVGFILRLPLLPERPMRDSWTISIIFPTIIIALGLSAMVFELGWNGMIVGIVTGVLSALISKYLLEKILPPHTDLIGGESGE